In the Syntrophus aciditrophicus SB genome, CAGGATTGCTACCCGGACGAGTTCGCCCATTGCTACGGATGCGGGCGGCTGAATGAGGAAGGACTGCAGATTAAAAGCTACTGGGACGGGGAGGAAAGCGTCTGCCATTATACGCCCCGCCCTTTTCACACCGGAGGCTTCCCCGGCTACTGCTATGGCGGACTGATCTGTTCCTTGATCGACTGCCACAGCGCCGCAACCGCCGCGGCGGCCAGGCTGCGCGCGGATGGATTTTCCCTGGGCGAAAAACCCCTGTCCCGCTTTGTTTCCGCATCTCTCAAGGTTGATTTTCTCAAACCCACCCCTATGGGAACCCCTCTGGAATTGAGGTCGAAAATTCTGGAGATCAAGGACCGGAAGATCATCGTCAGCACCACCCTGGCCGCGGACGGTGAGCTCCGCGCCAGAGGCGAAGAAATTCTGGTTCAGCTTCCGGAAAGCAACAGGTCTTAGCGCTCCATCATCAATCCCCATTCACAGAAAAAAACCCCGGGCACAGATAGAAAACACTGTCCACGCCCGGGGCATCAAAATGGTTACCCTGCCGATTTACAAATTACCGGATAACGCCGATCATCTTCCAGTATGGCACGGCCACCAGCAGGGAAATAAAGGCCGCCACAATGTAAATCAAGCCGAACTTAAACACATGGGCCGGCGCCCACCCCTTGCCCTGAATCATCCCTTCACCCATCAGAATAAAGGGCTGCTGGTATGACAACAGGAAAAAGTTGACAGCGATCAGATAGGCCATGGTCACCGCCAGGGGATGATAACCGAAATCGTTGAAGAGCGGGATCAGCATGATGATGGTCAACGCGGCGGTAGTGAATCCCCAGGGAACATCAATGAAACGGATAAGCATGAGC is a window encoding:
- a CDS encoding PaaI family thioesterase, whose product is MTDKAFQDCYPDEFAHCYGCGRLNEEGLQIKSYWDGEESVCHYTPRPFHTGGFPGYCYGGLICSLIDCHSAATAAAARLRADGFSLGEKPLSRFVSASLKVDFLKPTPMGTPLELRSKILEIKDRKIIVSTTLAADGELRARGEEILVQLPESNRS